Proteins encoded by one window of Synechococcus sp. WH 7805:
- the fba gene encoding class II fructose-bisphosphate aldolase (catalyzes the reversible aldol condensation of dihydroxyacetonephosphate and glyceraldehyde 3-phosphate in the Calvin cycle, glycolysis, and/or gluconeogenesis): MALVPLRLLLDHAAENGYGIPAFNVNNLEQVQAIMEAADETDSPVILQASRGARSYAGEIFLRHLILAATETYPHIPVVMHQDHGNAPDTCYSAAINGFTSVMMDGSLEADAKTPASYDYNVAVTKQVVDFAHSVGVSVEGELGCLGSLETGKGEAEDGHGFEGELSKDMLLTDPAEAADFVAKTKCDALAIAIGTSHGAYKFTRKPTGEVLAISRIAEIHKAIPNTHLVMHGSSSVPQEWLEMINKHGGSIPETYGVPVEEIQEGIRNGVRKVNIDTDNRLAFTAAVREAAMADPANFDPRHFNKPARKYMKQVCLDRYQQFWAAGNASKIKQASITHYAGLYAKGALDPKAAVAA; the protein is encoded by the coding sequence ATGGCGCTCGTTCCGCTTCGGCTTCTGCTCGACCACGCCGCCGAAAACGGCTACGGCATTCCTGCGTTCAACGTGAACAACCTGGAACAGGTGCAGGCGATCATGGAAGCGGCTGATGAGACCGACAGCCCCGTGATCCTGCAGGCCTCCCGCGGCGCCCGCAGCTACGCCGGTGAAATCTTCCTTCGTCACCTGATCCTGGCCGCCACCGAGACCTATCCCCACATCCCCGTGGTGATGCACCAGGACCACGGCAACGCTCCCGATACCTGCTACTCCGCTGCCATCAACGGTTTCACCTCCGTGATGATGGATGGCTCCCTGGAGGCCGACGCCAAGACTCCCGCCAGCTACGACTACAACGTGGCCGTCACCAAGCAAGTGGTGGATTTCGCCCACTCCGTGGGTGTGAGCGTTGAAGGTGAGCTGGGCTGCCTTGGTTCCCTGGAAACCGGCAAGGGTGAGGCTGAGGACGGCCACGGTTTCGAGGGTGAGCTGTCCAAGGACATGCTGCTCACCGATCCTGCTGAAGCAGCTGACTTCGTTGCCAAGACCAAGTGTGACGCCCTGGCCATCGCCATCGGCACCAGCCACGGCGCTTACAAGTTCACCCGCAAACCCACCGGTGAAGTACTGGCCATCAGCCGCATCGCTGAAATCCACAAGGCCATCCCCAACACCCACCTGGTGATGCACGGCTCTTCCTCCGTTCCCCAGGAATGGTTGGAGATGATCAACAAGCACGGTGGTTCCATCCCCGAGACCTACGGCGTTCCCGTCGAAGAGATCCAGGAAGGCATCCGCAACGGTGTGCGCAAGGTGAACATCGACACCGACAACCGCCTCGCCTTCACCGCTGCTGTGCGCGAAGCGGCCATGGCTGATCCCGCCAACTTCGACCCCCGCCACTTCAACAAGCCGGCACGCAAGTACATGAAGCAGGTGTGTCTCGACCGCTATCAGCAGTTCTGGGCCGCCGGCAACGCCAGCAAAATCAAGCAGGCCAGCATCACCCACTACGCCGGCCTTTACGCCAAAGGTGCTCTCGATCCCAAGGCTGCTGTCGCAGCCTGA
- a CDS encoding LD-carboxypeptidase: protein MRRRSLLKLASLAVGSGAMASLWPGGVRARQTPRALPPLRPLVRGSRLRALNPGTWIDPDTDFNPLVQRCEAQGWVLEVPAQVRGQWQWFSGTDAQRRQVLEDAWNDPTLDGVMYVGGGWGAARILEAGVRFPKRSFWSLGFSDSSALLLAQWKAGLLGAIHGSTGGPEDQWQRTVSLLKGEPTAPLQGRPLRAGSAQGSLVVTNLTVATHLIGTPWFPSLQGSVLVLEDVGEAPYRVDRMLTQWRSAGLLNNVAGVACGRFSWKEDDILPGDFSMAEILEERLSDLGVPLVLDLPLGHGLPNLSLPLGAQARLNGNNGTLHLFG, encoded by the coding sequence ATGCGCCGTCGATCGCTGCTGAAGCTGGCGTCGTTAGCGGTCGGTTCTGGGGCGATGGCTTCACTCTGGCCTGGTGGCGTGAGGGCACGCCAAACGCCCCGAGCGCTTCCACCTCTACGACCGCTGGTGAGAGGCTCGCGGCTGCGCGCTCTCAACCCTGGGACCTGGATTGATCCAGACACGGATTTCAATCCTCTGGTGCAACGCTGTGAGGCCCAGGGGTGGGTCCTGGAGGTCCCAGCCCAAGTGCGTGGGCAGTGGCAGTGGTTTTCGGGAACCGACGCTCAGCGACGCCAGGTCTTGGAGGACGCCTGGAACGATCCCACGTTGGATGGGGTGATGTATGTGGGTGGGGGCTGGGGTGCTGCCCGGATCCTTGAAGCGGGCGTTCGGTTTCCGAAACGGTCCTTCTGGTCGCTTGGTTTTTCAGACAGCAGCGCCCTGCTTTTAGCGCAGTGGAAAGCCGGACTTCTTGGCGCCATTCATGGCTCCACCGGTGGACCGGAGGACCAATGGCAACGCACAGTCTCGCTTCTAAAAGGTGAGCCGACAGCACCGTTGCAGGGTCGCCCGCTGCGTGCCGGTTCAGCCCAGGGCTCCCTGGTGGTGACCAATCTCACGGTGGCTACTCATCTGATCGGCACCCCGTGGTTTCCGTCCCTTCAGGGATCTGTTTTGGTGCTTGAAGATGTGGGTGAGGCTCCTTACCGCGTGGATCGCATGCTGACGCAGTGGCGCAGTGCGGGGCTCTTGAACAACGTGGCGGGTGTGGCTTGCGGTCGTTTCAGCTGGAAGGAGGACGACATTCTTCCCGGTGATTTTTCGATGGCTGAGATTCTCGAGGAACGGCTCTCGGATCTCGGAGTCCCTCTTGTTTTGGATCTGCCTCTGGGCCATGGTCTGCCCAATCTGTCCCTGCCATTGGGAGCGCAGGCACGGCTGAATGGGAACAATGGCACCCTTCATCTTTTTGGATGA
- a CDS encoding Gfo/Idh/MocA family protein produces the protein MALSSNRDPIGVAVAGLGFGASVHLPALEANPDLKAVALWHPRSERLDQVGRDTSLKGYEAFDALLEDPSVEAVIIATPPGPRYDLALRALAAGKHLLLEKPVALNADQVADLQRTASSAGLSVAVDFEYRAVPLFQQTEKLLSNGAIGTPWLARLDWLMSSRANPKRPWNWYAKADEGGGVLGALGTHAFDMLAWLIGPVQTLQSITQTAIAHRPDASGDSQAVTAEDIALINTTLTTHQGAPLAAQVALASVARNGRGCWLEIYGSEGSLKLGSENQKDYVHGFSLTLQRDGEPPRSIQADEEFRFAKTWSDGRVAPVARLQGWWAESMRSGRPMVPGLLEGLASQKACDRCLEMALGQ, from the coding sequence ATGGCTTTGAGCTCCAACCGAGATCCAATTGGTGTCGCCGTTGCCGGTCTTGGTTTCGGGGCATCCGTTCACCTTCCTGCACTGGAAGCGAACCCTGATCTCAAGGCCGTAGCGCTGTGGCACCCACGCAGCGAGCGCCTGGATCAAGTGGGCCGAGACACCAGCTTGAAGGGTTATGAGGCGTTCGACGCCTTGCTCGAGGATCCCAGTGTGGAGGCAGTCATCATCGCCACACCACCGGGACCGCGTTATGACCTCGCTCTACGCGCTCTGGCCGCCGGGAAGCATCTTCTGCTTGAAAAGCCAGTTGCCCTGAATGCTGATCAGGTGGCTGACCTGCAGCGGACAGCCTCGAGCGCAGGTCTCAGCGTGGCTGTGGATTTTGAATATCGGGCAGTGCCGCTCTTTCAGCAGACAGAAAAGCTTCTGAGCAACGGCGCAATCGGCACACCCTGGCTTGCAAGGCTCGACTGGCTGATGAGCAGCCGGGCCAATCCAAAACGCCCTTGGAACTGGTATGCCAAAGCCGACGAAGGCGGCGGTGTGCTGGGTGCCCTCGGCACCCATGCCTTCGACATGCTGGCCTGGCTGATCGGTCCGGTGCAGACCCTGCAATCAATCACGCAAACCGCCATCGCGCACAGGCCGGATGCAAGTGGTGACAGTCAGGCCGTCACAGCGGAGGACATCGCCCTGATCAACACAACGCTCACGACCCATCAGGGAGCACCACTGGCCGCACAGGTGGCTCTGGCATCGGTGGCGCGCAATGGCAGGGGTTGCTGGCTGGAGATCTACGGATCGGAGGGAAGTTTGAAGCTGGGCAGTGAGAACCAAAAGGACTACGTGCACGGGTTCTCTCTCACCCTTCAACGGGACGGCGAACCCCCTCGCAGCATTCAGGCGGATGAGGAGTTCCGCTTTGCGAAAACCTGGAGTGACGGGCGCGTTGCCCCTGTCGCTCGGCTGCAAGGTTGGTGGGCGGAGAGCATGCGCAGCGGCCGGCCGATGGTGCCAGGTCTGTTGGAAGGGCTTGCCAGTCAGAAGGCATGCGACCGCTGCCTTGAGATGGCCTTGGGACAGTGA
- a CDS encoding CARDB domain-containing protein produces MSDLTIANTVCDLILGDVREHLPLEKIPLEGDVLGLGTTTSVDNGELTFLRNGDQESAIWRCVAHDGSIVRLTPGDGSGHFPYVCFTGDARALRRPVDLEILGDPEGRSLQGLVEDAIAQGQRLGTLEAAPIYGVRLIAHWHELVITVASKLCMGQQRRNLGIASSEAGTTVAGLSLYDMLQHYRLAPQPGVDANDPIRYLGRSMQWDCCGFFDTEPELGRVTVPQEGAHLHLHGCSTDLAYGGHLHHEHPSTRLARLESLWIYPLRSIKALASDLAIESLVYRAGALHFRVSNIGSMDVSDVGVAVVIDDRYSNHRYVRIPWLKAGESEDFTMPLSLPKGDHRISVIADPEQLVIEVEGRRANNRMDLDVVSA; encoded by the coding sequence ATGTCCGACCTCACCATTGCGAACACTGTCTGTGATCTGATCCTTGGGGATGTGCGTGAACATCTTCCGCTTGAGAAGATCCCCTTGGAAGGTGATGTCTTGGGGCTCGGCACAACCACCAGTGTCGATAACGGTGAACTGACTTTCCTGCGCAATGGCGACCAGGAGTCCGCGATCTGGCGATGTGTCGCCCACGACGGAAGCATCGTCAGACTCACCCCTGGCGATGGCAGCGGTCATTTCCCCTATGTGTGTTTCACCGGGGATGCCAGGGCTCTGCGTCGACCAGTCGATCTCGAGATCCTCGGAGACCCGGAGGGACGGTCACTGCAAGGCCTTGTGGAGGACGCCATCGCCCAGGGGCAGCGTCTTGGCACCCTGGAGGCGGCACCGATCTACGGCGTGCGTTTGATCGCGCACTGGCATGAACTGGTGATCACCGTGGCCTCCAAGCTCTGCATGGGACAACAGCGCAGAAACCTCGGGATTGCTTCCAGTGAGGCAGGCACCACAGTCGCCGGCCTCAGCCTCTACGACATGCTTCAGCACTACCGGCTCGCACCGCAACCTGGGGTCGATGCAAACGATCCGATCCGGTACCTCGGCCGCTCCATGCAATGGGATTGCTGTGGGTTCTTCGATACGGAGCCGGAACTGGGACGGGTGACCGTTCCACAAGAAGGCGCCCATCTGCATCTGCATGGCTGCAGCACCGACCTGGCCTATGGCGGCCATCTCCACCATGAACATCCTTCAACCCGCCTGGCACGGCTTGAGAGCCTATGGATTTATCCGCTGCGCAGCATCAAGGCACTGGCCAGTGACCTGGCGATCGAGAGCCTTGTCTATCGAGCAGGTGCACTTCACTTCCGTGTCAGCAATATCGGCAGCATGGACGTCAGTGATGTGGGCGTCGCTGTCGTGATCGATGACCGCTACAGCAACCACCGCTATGTACGCATTCCATGGCTCAAAGCCGGTGAAAGTGAAGACTTCACCATGCCCTTGTCTCTGCCAAAGGGCGACCACAGAATCTCCGTCATCGCCGATCCAGAACAGCTGGTGATCGAAGTGGAAGGTCGCAGGGCCAACAATCGGATGGATCTGGATGTGGTGTCTGCCTAA